From Stigmatopora argus isolate UIUO_Sarg chromosome 14, RoL_Sarg_1.0, whole genome shotgun sequence, the proteins below share one genomic window:
- the rpl23 gene encoding large ribosomal subunit protein uL14, with product MSKRGRGGSSGAKFRISLGLPVGAVINCADNTGAKNLYIISVKGIKGRLNRLPAAGVGDMVMATVKKGKPELRKKVHPAVVIRQRKSYRRKDGVFLYFEDNAGVIVNNKGEMKGSAITGPVAKECADLWPRIASNAGSIA from the exons GGCGTGGGGGTTCATCTGGAGCCAAGTTCCGCATCTCGTTGGGTCTACCTGTGGGAGCGGTTATTAACTGTGCTGACAACACTG GTGCCAAGAACCTTTACATCATCTCCGTGAAGGGTATTAAGGGGCGACTTAATCGTCTCCCTGCAGCTGGAGTAGGTGACATGGTGATGGCGACAGTCAAGAAAGGCAAGCCTGAGCTCAGGAAGAAGG TGCATCCTGCAGTTGTGATCAGGCAGAGAAAATCATATCGAAGGAAAGATGGGGTCTTTCTCTACTTTGAGGACAATGCAGGTGTCATTGTTAATAATAAAGGAGAAATGAAAG GTTCTGCCATCACTGGCCCTGTAGCAAAGGAGTGTGCTGATCTTTGGCCCAGGATTGCCTCAAATGCTGGAAGCATTGCCTAA